The Bacteroidota bacterium genomic sequence ATAGAGTCGGCATAGTAATATCCCAAATTGGCGCTAATCAAACCGATTAAAACTACAGTTGAACTCCAGATGTCGGTTGAAAAATGCAGGGCATCGGCTTCCAGGGCCTGGCTGTTGTGCTTTTTAGCTGCTTTTAACAGGGCTTTTGACCTGGTATAATCGACGATGATGGAGGTGATGACTACGATATAACTCCAGACATTTACCTCTATGATTACTTTGCCGGTGACCAACCGGTGCGTGGCTTCATATATGATCCAAATGCAGGTGGCCAATAGCAAAAGTGTTTCTATAAGAGCTGAAAAATTCTCGATTTTCCCATGTCCAAAATGATGGTCTTTATCGGCTGGTTTATTGGAAATTCTGACTGCAAAAAAAGTTATTGTAGCTGCAACGAAATCTAAGGCAGAGTGCAGGGCTTCAGAAATAATTCCAATACTGCCGGTTAATAATCCTATGATTAATTTAAAAGTGGTTATGAAAATGGCAGCAAGGACAGAGAAAAAAGCCACTCTTTTCTTCTCCTTTACAGCCGAAAGGTTAAGCGACCCCATAATTTTATTTTATTGGAAACTGATTAAAAGTTTGAAATATATTCAAAATGTTGATTTTGAACTTTTAAAAATTATGTTGACTTCCTAATTACAAATATAGGGCCTTTGCCTGATTAATTTGCTTGCGTGTTATTTTATTTTTAGTGATATGGGTTTATACAGATTAGATTATTCCCTTTTCCAAACTTTGTTTTACCTTTATCCGATCATTAATAATTTTTGTTGTTTTATTATGGCGACTTTAATCATTATAGTTATAACATCTCTGATATCAATCATCGCTTTTAACCGACATGAGCTGTTTTCAAAGTTTGAATTTAATGCATATCAGATTTATCATCGAAAGGAATGGTATCGTTTGATTACTCACGGCTTTTTACATGCCGACTGGATGCATCTGATTGTGAATATGCTGGTTCTGCTTTCATTTGGGACAGTCATTGAAAATTATTTTGGGGAATTGGAAGCCCAGGGTATTCTTCATTTTCCTGTATTGTGGTATTTACTGCTTTATGTGGGTGGGCTTGTGGTATCTTCGTTAATTTCCCTCAAAAAACACAAAGACGATATCTGGTACAATTCTCTGGGGGCATCTGGGGCTGTATCTGCTGTGATTTTTTGCAGTATATTTTTTGCACCCTGGCAAAAATTGTACTTTTATGCAATTTTACCAATTCCTGGAATAATATTCGGAATATTGTATCTTTGGTATTCCAGTTATGCCAGTAAAAAAAACAGGGACAATATTAATCATGAAGCTCATTTTGTCGGTGCGTTGTTTGGGTTTATATTCCCATTGTTGATTGATGTGAGGTTGATTAATATATTTATTCACCATTTATTGGAGTTTTAGATTAAAAAATATAATTATGGGCGGACGAAAAAATAAGGCGGTTTTTCTTGACCGTGACGGGGTAATTAATAATGATACGGGTCATTATTATATTTATAAGGTTTGTGATGTAGTTATTAATGACGGGGTGGTGGATTTTTTATTAAAAGTACAGTCTGCTGGTTTTATGTTAATCATTATTAGTAATCAGGGTGGAATAGCTAAAGGAATCTATACCAAAGCCGATGTTGATAAAGTGAACTCATATATCATTGATTATATGCACTCAAAAGGGGTTGAGATAATGGATAGTTATTATTGCCCGCATCATTCGGATATAGGAAATTGTCTGTGCCGTAAACCCGATTCCCTTCTTCTGGAAAAAGCCATGGCCAGGTATGATATTGATCCGGACAAATCATTTTTCATCGGCGACGGAGAAAGAGATATAGAAGCAGGGGTAAAGGCCGG encodes the following:
- a CDS encoding cation diffusion facilitator family transporter, whose protein sequence is MGSLNLSAVKEKKRVAFFSVLAAIFITTFKLIIGLLTGSIGIISEALHSALDFVAATITFFAVRISNKPADKDHHFGHGKIENFSALIETLLLLATCIWIIYEATHRLVTGKVIIEVNVWSYIVVITSIIVDYTRSKALLKAAKKHNSQALEADALHFSTDIWSSTVVLIGLISANLGYYYADSIAALFVAVIVITVSYRLGKRSVDALMDKTPKDTMEKIDEVLKKIPEVISYHSVKIRTSGANIFVEINIHVDPKLSIEKAHLISHKVQSDLRKKIKGCITHVHEEPAIQKNK
- a CDS encoding rhomboid family intramembrane serine protease, with protein sequence MATLIIIVITSLISIIAFNRHELFSKFEFNAYQIYHRKEWYRLITHGFLHADWMHLIVNMLVLLSFGTVIENYFGELEAQGILHFPVLWYLLLYVGGLVVSSLISLKKHKDDIWYNSLGASGAVSAVIFCSIFFAPWQKLYFYAILPIPGIIFGILYLWYSSYASKKNRDNINHEAHFVGALFGFIFPLLIDVRLINIFIHHLLEF
- a CDS encoding HAD-IIIA family hydrolase; its protein translation is MGGRKNKAVFLDRDGVINNDTGHYYIYKVCDVVINDGVVDFLLKVQSAGFMLIIISNQGGIAKGIYTKADVDKVNSYIIDYMHSKGVEIMDSYYCPHHSDIGNCLCRKPDSLLLEKAMARYDIDPDKSFFIGDGERDIEAGVKAGLKSIKIERNENLMNYYNNLFEIIKS